The following are encoded together in the Bombus affinis isolate iyBomAffi1 chromosome 6, iyBomAffi1.2, whole genome shotgun sequence genome:
- the LOC126917182 gene encoding uncharacterized protein LOC126917182 isoform X2 encodes MEDTEGKITPRISMSVIVFTSTLLLGGVLFIIGYIVSRLSRSNKPSDSIKNGTRSERVKFENSRNLTSGSTGTTGSSSNKRAKNKKRREMQQFTHSWMVGVLKGHTSSVLDMSFSSNGRYLASCAEDCGLGPEELLDPGETGQYNNCQANCETSDSTMETISETNSMSSSSTSILTTITVSNDSSATLDGDNLTTTSLSTEEDQVILSRRQRKNHTRTLRDQYPEFQDDLHEDEQSDQRQQRHRRFVHGLDSEEISEIKFAERIGLCSREAQIPYDAYKVEKHFPSIQRRQLQYFCDATLASLLRNYTLSGQQLIDLGYPVEYGHFPGCAVINNHYQYPMGHPAIGYHHLDANAQEFIPGGSNVMWPAESEGDSGHCSGSSVENSDLEPESASESDKNSDIGESSSSSFCSSDCSYPFERYSNRNFYPPILTINERKCARCHRVFYQDQRNDDYLYHEPCVYHWGKLRSSVVAGTHCNMWQCCRGRDNARGCTVARMHVWTGLTPGYNGPFDGYVRTSLARTVPIDGNYGVYALDCEMCFTKHGLELTKVTVVDINGKVVYDALVKPDTEVIDYNTRFSGITAKDLANATKTLKDVQKDLTGFIHAETILIGHGLENDLRALKLLHATVIDTCIAYPHFLGYPFRSSLKTLARTVLCKEIQIKGHDSVEDARIVMDLMLRKLQHEMPYDHQ; translated from the exons aTGGTACACGATCGGAAAGAGTAAAGTTTGAAAATTCGAGGAATTTAACGAGCGGATCGACTGGAACGACCGGCAGTAGCAGCAACAAACGCGCTAAGAACAAGAAGAGACGCGAAATGCAACAGTTCACGCATTCGTGGATGGTGGGTGTTCTGAAGGGACACACCAGCTCAGTTCTGGATATGAGTTTTTCCAGTAACGGCAGATATCTCGCAAGCTGTGCCGAAG ATTGCGGCCTGGGGCCGGAAGAGCTGCTGGATCCTGGGGAGACCGGTCAATACAACAACTGTCAGGCGAATTGTGAGACATCAGATTCAACGATGGAGACAATATCAGAGACCAACAGCATGTCGTCTTCCTCAACTTCCATATTGACGACAATTACCGTATCCAATGACTCATCTGCAACCTTGGACGGAGATAATTTGACGACGACATCGTTGTCAACGGAGGAAGATCAAGTCATCCTAAGTAGGAGGCAACGAAAGAATCATACCAGAACTCTACGAGATCAATATCCTGAGTTTCAGGACGACTTGCACGAAGACGAGCAGTCAGACCAACGACAACAACGACATCGTCGATTCGTCCACGGTCTAGACTCCGAGGAGATCTCCGAGATAAAGTTCGCAGAGAGAATAGGTCTGTGCTCCAGAGAAGCGCAGATTCCGTACGATGCTTACAAAGTAGAAAAGCATTTTCCGAGCATTCAGAGAAGGCAACTGCAGTATTTTTGTGACGCAACTCTAGCTTCGTTGCTTCGCAACTACACGCTCTCCGGGCAGCAGCTAATTGACCTTGGCTATCCCGTGGAGTACGGTCATTTCCCTGGCTGCGCGGTGATTAACAACCATTATCAGTACCCGATGGGTCATCCAGCTATTGGCTATCATCATTTGGACGCGAACGCGCAGGAATTCATACCTGGCGGCAGCAATGTTATGTGGCCGGCGGAGAGCGAGGGGGACAGTGGACATTGCAGCGGAAGTTCGGTGGAGAATTCCGATCTGGAGCCAGAGAGTGCTTCGGAGAGTGATAAAAATTCAGACATCGGCGAGTCGTCATCTTCATCATTTTGTTCGTCCGATTGCAGTTACCCATTCGAAAGGTACTCGAATCGGAATTTCTACCCACCGATCCTGACCATCAATGAAAGAAAATGTGCCAGATGTCACAGAGTCTTCTACCAGGACCAGAGAAACGATGATTACCTGTACCACGAACCATGCGTCTACCACTGGGGCAAGCTACGTAGCAGCGTCGTAGCAGGCACTCACTGTAATATGTGGCAGTGTTGTCGAGGACGAGATAACGCCAGAGGCTGCACTGTAGCTCGAATGCATGTGTGGACGGGATTGACGCCGGGTTATAACGGCCCATTCGATGGCTACGTCCGTACCAGTTTGGCGAGAACCGTGCCCATAGATGGCAATTATGGCGTTTATGCTTTGGACTGCGAGATGTGCTTTACGAAGCACGGTCTCGAACTAACCAAGGTCACCGTGGTCGACATCAACGGCAAGGTCGTTTACGACGCTTTGGTGAAGCCGGACACCGAGGTGATCGATTACAATACCAGATTCAGCGGCATCACCGCAAAAGATCTGGCAAATGCGACGAAAACGCTCAAGGACGTTCAGAAAGACTTGACCGGTTTCATCCACGCGGAGACCATACTCATAGGTCACGGGCTAGAGAACGATCTGCGTGCGCTCAAGTTACTCCACGCGACGGTGATCGACACATGCATCGCGTATCCGCATTTCCTCGGTTATCCTTTCCGTAGCAGTCTAAAGACGTTAGCGAGGACGGTGCTATGTAAAGAAATTCAAATAAAGGGGCACGATTCCGTGGAGGATGCTAGGATCGTGATGGATCTCATGTTACGGAAGCTGCAGCACGAAATGCCGTATGATCATCAATGA
- the LOC126917182 gene encoding uncharacterized protein LOC126917182 isoform X1: MPQFNNILPHRGKRPFLIKRQGTNKRNGVKYFPGRNVTEDSQKIKEDRLSGKRDGTRSERVKFENSRNLTSGSTGTTGSSSNKRAKNKKRREMQQFTHSWMVGVLKGHTSSVLDMSFSSNGRYLASCAEDCGLGPEELLDPGETGQYNNCQANCETSDSTMETISETNSMSSSSTSILTTITVSNDSSATLDGDNLTTTSLSTEEDQVILSRRQRKNHTRTLRDQYPEFQDDLHEDEQSDQRQQRHRRFVHGLDSEEISEIKFAERIGLCSREAQIPYDAYKVEKHFPSIQRRQLQYFCDATLASLLRNYTLSGQQLIDLGYPVEYGHFPGCAVINNHYQYPMGHPAIGYHHLDANAQEFIPGGSNVMWPAESEGDSGHCSGSSVENSDLEPESASESDKNSDIGESSSSSFCSSDCSYPFERYSNRNFYPPILTINERKCARCHRVFYQDQRNDDYLYHEPCVYHWGKLRSSVVAGTHCNMWQCCRGRDNARGCTVARMHVWTGLTPGYNGPFDGYVRTSLARTVPIDGNYGVYALDCEMCFTKHGLELTKVTVVDINGKVVYDALVKPDTEVIDYNTRFSGITAKDLANATKTLKDVQKDLTGFIHAETILIGHGLENDLRALKLLHATVIDTCIAYPHFLGYPFRSSLKTLARTVLCKEIQIKGHDSVEDARIVMDLMLRKLQHEMPYDHQ; this comes from the exons aTGGTACACGATCGGAAAGAGTAAAGTTTGAAAATTCGAGGAATTTAACGAGCGGATCGACTGGAACGACCGGCAGTAGCAGCAACAAACGCGCTAAGAACAAGAAGAGACGCGAAATGCAACAGTTCACGCATTCGTGGATGGTGGGTGTTCTGAAGGGACACACCAGCTCAGTTCTGGATATGAGTTTTTCCAGTAACGGCAGATATCTCGCAAGCTGTGCCGAAG ATTGCGGCCTGGGGCCGGAAGAGCTGCTGGATCCTGGGGAGACCGGTCAATACAACAACTGTCAGGCGAATTGTGAGACATCAGATTCAACGATGGAGACAATATCAGAGACCAACAGCATGTCGTCTTCCTCAACTTCCATATTGACGACAATTACCGTATCCAATGACTCATCTGCAACCTTGGACGGAGATAATTTGACGACGACATCGTTGTCAACGGAGGAAGATCAAGTCATCCTAAGTAGGAGGCAACGAAAGAATCATACCAGAACTCTACGAGATCAATATCCTGAGTTTCAGGACGACTTGCACGAAGACGAGCAGTCAGACCAACGACAACAACGACATCGTCGATTCGTCCACGGTCTAGACTCCGAGGAGATCTCCGAGATAAAGTTCGCAGAGAGAATAGGTCTGTGCTCCAGAGAAGCGCAGATTCCGTACGATGCTTACAAAGTAGAAAAGCATTTTCCGAGCATTCAGAGAAGGCAACTGCAGTATTTTTGTGACGCAACTCTAGCTTCGTTGCTTCGCAACTACACGCTCTCCGGGCAGCAGCTAATTGACCTTGGCTATCCCGTGGAGTACGGTCATTTCCCTGGCTGCGCGGTGATTAACAACCATTATCAGTACCCGATGGGTCATCCAGCTATTGGCTATCATCATTTGGACGCGAACGCGCAGGAATTCATACCTGGCGGCAGCAATGTTATGTGGCCGGCGGAGAGCGAGGGGGACAGTGGACATTGCAGCGGAAGTTCGGTGGAGAATTCCGATCTGGAGCCAGAGAGTGCTTCGGAGAGTGATAAAAATTCAGACATCGGCGAGTCGTCATCTTCATCATTTTGTTCGTCCGATTGCAGTTACCCATTCGAAAGGTACTCGAATCGGAATTTCTACCCACCGATCCTGACCATCAATGAAAGAAAATGTGCCAGATGTCACAGAGTCTTCTACCAGGACCAGAGAAACGATGATTACCTGTACCACGAACCATGCGTCTACCACTGGGGCAAGCTACGTAGCAGCGTCGTAGCAGGCACTCACTGTAATATGTGGCAGTGTTGTCGAGGACGAGATAACGCCAGAGGCTGCACTGTAGCTCGAATGCATGTGTGGACGGGATTGACGCCGGGTTATAACGGCCCATTCGATGGCTACGTCCGTACCAGTTTGGCGAGAACCGTGCCCATAGATGGCAATTATGGCGTTTATGCTTTGGACTGCGAGATGTGCTTTACGAAGCACGGTCTCGAACTAACCAAGGTCACCGTGGTCGACATCAACGGCAAGGTCGTTTACGACGCTTTGGTGAAGCCGGACACCGAGGTGATCGATTACAATACCAGATTCAGCGGCATCACCGCAAAAGATCTGGCAAATGCGACGAAAACGCTCAAGGACGTTCAGAAAGACTTGACCGGTTTCATCCACGCGGAGACCATACTCATAGGTCACGGGCTAGAGAACGATCTGCGTGCGCTCAAGTTACTCCACGCGACGGTGATCGACACATGCATCGCGTATCCGCATTTCCTCGGTTATCCTTTCCGTAGCAGTCTAAAGACGTTAGCGAGGACGGTGCTATGTAAAGAAATTCAAATAAAGGGGCACGATTCCGTGGAGGATGCTAGGATCGTGATGGATCTCATGTTACGGAAGCTGCAGCACGAAATGCCGTATGATCATCAATGA
- the LOC126917182 gene encoding uncharacterized protein LOC126917182 isoform X3 encodes METISETNSMSSSSTSILTTITVSNDSSATLDGDNLTTTSLSTEEDQVILSRRQRKNHTRTLRDQYPEFQDDLHEDEQSDQRQQRHRRFVHGLDSEEISEIKFAERIGLCSREAQIPYDAYKVEKHFPSIQRRQLQYFCDATLASLLRNYTLSGQQLIDLGYPVEYGHFPGCAVINNHYQYPMGHPAIGYHHLDANAQEFIPGGSNVMWPAESEGDSGHCSGSSVENSDLEPESASESDKNSDIGESSSSSFCSSDCSYPFERYSNRNFYPPILTINERKCARCHRVFYQDQRNDDYLYHEPCVYHWGKLRSSVVAGTHCNMWQCCRGRDNARGCTVARMHVWTGLTPGYNGPFDGYVRTSLARTVPIDGNYGVYALDCEMCFTKHGLELTKVTVVDINGKVVYDALVKPDTEVIDYNTRFSGITAKDLANATKTLKDVQKDLTGFIHAETILIGHGLENDLRALKLLHATVIDTCIAYPHFLGYPFRSSLKTLARTVLCKEIQIKGHDSVEDARIVMDLMLRKLQHEMPYDHQ; translated from the coding sequence ATGGAGACAATATCAGAGACCAACAGCATGTCGTCTTCCTCAACTTCCATATTGACGACAATTACCGTATCCAATGACTCATCTGCAACCTTGGACGGAGATAATTTGACGACGACATCGTTGTCAACGGAGGAAGATCAAGTCATCCTAAGTAGGAGGCAACGAAAGAATCATACCAGAACTCTACGAGATCAATATCCTGAGTTTCAGGACGACTTGCACGAAGACGAGCAGTCAGACCAACGACAACAACGACATCGTCGATTCGTCCACGGTCTAGACTCCGAGGAGATCTCCGAGATAAAGTTCGCAGAGAGAATAGGTCTGTGCTCCAGAGAAGCGCAGATTCCGTACGATGCTTACAAAGTAGAAAAGCATTTTCCGAGCATTCAGAGAAGGCAACTGCAGTATTTTTGTGACGCAACTCTAGCTTCGTTGCTTCGCAACTACACGCTCTCCGGGCAGCAGCTAATTGACCTTGGCTATCCCGTGGAGTACGGTCATTTCCCTGGCTGCGCGGTGATTAACAACCATTATCAGTACCCGATGGGTCATCCAGCTATTGGCTATCATCATTTGGACGCGAACGCGCAGGAATTCATACCTGGCGGCAGCAATGTTATGTGGCCGGCGGAGAGCGAGGGGGACAGTGGACATTGCAGCGGAAGTTCGGTGGAGAATTCCGATCTGGAGCCAGAGAGTGCTTCGGAGAGTGATAAAAATTCAGACATCGGCGAGTCGTCATCTTCATCATTTTGTTCGTCCGATTGCAGTTACCCATTCGAAAGGTACTCGAATCGGAATTTCTACCCACCGATCCTGACCATCAATGAAAGAAAATGTGCCAGATGTCACAGAGTCTTCTACCAGGACCAGAGAAACGATGATTACCTGTACCACGAACCATGCGTCTACCACTGGGGCAAGCTACGTAGCAGCGTCGTAGCAGGCACTCACTGTAATATGTGGCAGTGTTGTCGAGGACGAGATAACGCCAGAGGCTGCACTGTAGCTCGAATGCATGTGTGGACGGGATTGACGCCGGGTTATAACGGCCCATTCGATGGCTACGTCCGTACCAGTTTGGCGAGAACCGTGCCCATAGATGGCAATTATGGCGTTTATGCTTTGGACTGCGAGATGTGCTTTACGAAGCACGGTCTCGAACTAACCAAGGTCACCGTGGTCGACATCAACGGCAAGGTCGTTTACGACGCTTTGGTGAAGCCGGACACCGAGGTGATCGATTACAATACCAGATTCAGCGGCATCACCGCAAAAGATCTGGCAAATGCGACGAAAACGCTCAAGGACGTTCAGAAAGACTTGACCGGTTTCATCCACGCGGAGACCATACTCATAGGTCACGGGCTAGAGAACGATCTGCGTGCGCTCAAGTTACTCCACGCGACGGTGATCGACACATGCATCGCGTATCCGCATTTCCTCGGTTATCCTTTCCGTAGCAGTCTAAAGACGTTAGCGAGGACGGTGCTATGTAAAGAAATTCAAATAAAGGGGCACGATTCCGTGGAGGATGCTAGGATCGTGATGGATCTCATGTTACGGAAGCTGCAGCACGAAATGCCGTATGATCATCAATGA